In Chitinophaga nivalis, a single genomic region encodes these proteins:
- a CDS encoding TetR/AcrR family transcriptional regulator, with translation MMTKKEIQEQRVRGYFIAATKDLLKSEGLKSVSVRNVADKAGYSFATLYNYFKDAKDLVFLCVKDFREECREYVAERSQNVAAGNRRLKTIVLAYMEYFIQYPGIFDLFFNEKLADIDKKGDTSELVTALLEELCTADWEHLVEKGILTSREATHKKAALLFGSIGMLSLYLNRRHPASYALFTKQAANFIDQQLKP, from the coding sequence ATGATGACTAAAAAGGAAATACAGGAACAGCGGGTAAGGGGGTACTTTATTGCCGCCACCAAAGACCTGCTGAAAAGTGAAGGCCTGAAAAGTGTCAGCGTCCGGAATGTGGCAGATAAGGCTGGTTATTCCTTTGCTACCCTGTATAATTATTTTAAAGACGCCAAAGACCTGGTATTCCTTTGTGTAAAAGACTTCCGGGAAGAATGCCGGGAATATGTAGCGGAACGCAGTCAAAACGTTGCCGCCGGAAACAGGCGCCTGAAAACGATCGTACTGGCATATATGGAATACTTTATCCAGTATCCGGGCATCTTCGATCTTTTCTTTAATGAAAAATTAGCCGATATAGATAAGAAGGGCGATACCAGTGAACTGGTGACCGCGCTGCTGGAGGAGCTATGCACAGCCGATTGGGAGCACCTGGTGGAAAAAGGGATACTGACCTCCCGGGAAGCGACCCACAAAAAAGCAGCGCTGTTATTTGGCAGTATCGGTATGCTTTCCCTATACCTCAACCGCCGGCATCCCGCCAGTTATGCCCTCTTTACAAAGCAGGCGGCTAATTTTATTGATCAGCAATTAAAACCATAA
- a CDS encoding GIY-YIG nuclease family protein, with protein MSAKKELKQAYKEMQFRKGVFQLRNKRNNKVFIGSTMDLDRAWNSLRIQLMSGSHANEALQRDWQLQQGEDFIYEIVEVLQERDEPQTDYKQEIKTLEKLVMMELEPYGDKGYHQQRAGR; from the coding sequence ATGAGTGCAAAAAAAGAGCTGAAGCAGGCCTATAAGGAAATGCAGTTCAGAAAAGGTGTTTTCCAGCTCAGGAACAAACGGAATAATAAAGTATTTATTGGTAGCACCATGGACCTGGACAGGGCCTGGAACTCGCTGCGGATACAACTGATGAGTGGCTCGCATGCCAATGAAGCATTGCAGCGGGACTGGCAGCTGCAGCAGGGAGAAGATTTTATATACGAAATTGTAGAAGTACTGCAGGAGCGTGATGAGCCGCAAACAGATTATAAGCAGGAAATCAAGACCCTGGAAAAACTGGTCATGATGGAACTGGAACCTTACGGCGATAAAGGATACCATCAGCAACGTGCCGGCAGATAG
- a CDS encoding XRE family transcriptional regulator yields MNTTENQRLKTFRTALRKTQQEFGTATGLKQGSYADVERGKVKVSGDIKNALIKEFSLNITWLESGKGSMFLPPAGGNTRDIGHLAYPLESAETPFIELGEGQYLMLIPLIHEAAYAGYPGGYADAEYIGELPRHSIIVNKYHKGQYRAFEIVGDSMDDNTKQSIPDGSIVTGREIQQSYWTSKFHTHRFKDYIIVHKTDGITTKRITHHDVEKGIITCHSLNPDKNMYPDFEIHLKDVQQLFNIVNVSQAR; encoded by the coding sequence ATGAACACCACTGAGAACCAGCGGCTTAAAACCTTTAGAACCGCGCTTAGGAAAACGCAGCAGGAATTTGGCACTGCAACAGGCCTTAAACAAGGCAGCTATGCAGATGTAGAGCGAGGAAAGGTGAAGGTTTCCGGCGACATCAAAAATGCCCTTATAAAAGAATTTTCTTTAAACATCACGTGGCTGGAATCGGGAAAAGGCAGTATGTTCTTACCTCCTGCCGGTGGCAACACGAGAGATATTGGTCATCTCGCCTATCCTCTGGAGTCAGCAGAAACCCCTTTTATAGAATTGGGAGAAGGACAATATCTCATGCTGATTCCCCTGATCCATGAAGCAGCTTATGCCGGCTATCCTGGTGGTTATGCGGATGCTGAATATATAGGTGAGTTACCCCGGCATTCTATTATCGTCAACAAATACCACAAAGGACAATACCGGGCATTTGAAATTGTTGGCGATAGCATGGACGACAACACCAAACAAAGCATCCCGGATGGCAGCATTGTTACCGGCCGGGAAATCCAGCAAAGCTACTGGACCTCTAAATTTCACACCCACCGCTTTAAAGACTATATCATCGTACACAAAACCGATGGCATCACCACCAAACGAATCACGCACCATGATGTGGAGAAAGGTATCATTACCTGTCACTCTTTAAATCCGGATAAAAACATGTACCCCGACTTTGAGATACATTTGAAAGACGTGCAACAACTCTTCAATATCGTCAATGTATCGCAAGCCAGATAA